GCGTAGATGTGGACCCGGTGTCTGGTTTGCCAGCCCCCATGCAAGTGCTCCTCATTGCCGCTTCCGGCTGGGGGGAGTCGCCCATTACGGAACTGCTGCAAGGCGCAGCGGAGAATATTCTGTTCGAGCTGCTCCCTTGTGTAACGTTGATGAAAAAGGATCATTTGCTGATGGTGGTGCGTCACGAAGCCGGATTTACCGATCAAGCTGGACTCATTAAGGCTCTCAAGCGAGTAACGGATACGCTCAAATGTTCCGCCTTTGCGGCTATGGGCACAGTCGCTCCGGACTATGAGACGCTGCGGGAATCTTATCGTGCAGCGAAGGAAGTATTTGCTTACCAAGGGCTAATCGGATCGAAGGGGCTGTTCACCTTGGATGATATCCGCGAACGCAGCGGAGGCAGAACGGTGTGCACAGAGAAGGAAGAAGCCGAGCTGACAGCCATTCTGATGAGCGACAATGCGACGGAGCTGCGACACTGGGTGAACCAGAAAGTGCGCGCATTGATGGAGGATACGGTAGCGACCCCGCTAACCGTTCATGGGTATTTGCAGTCGATGATTATTGCCGGACATCGCTGGCTGGAGCGCGCCTGTTCAGCACAGAATGGGACAGCCTCGCTCAGCACGCTTCCTACGTACGAGGGGGAGGGGCGTCCCGAAGATGAGGTCTTTAAGGTGCTGTCCGCGGTGATGTCGCGATTCCATCAAGGCTTGGATCAGAACCGTTATGCCTATGTGTACAAGTCCATTGCTTATATTCGAGATAATTTGCATCAGCCGATTTCCCTTCAACAGGTGGCGGGATTCGTCCATGTGAATCCCAATCATTTCAGCGAAGTGTTCAAAAGGGAAACCGGCTGCACCTATATTGAATTCGTCACGCAGGAGCGGATGAAACGCGCCATCGATATCCTGCAAGGGACCCAAACGAAGGTCAGTGATATTGCCCGAAGAGTCGGATATGAGGACATTAAATACTTTACACAACAGTTTAAAAAGTATACCGGAAAGACGCCTTCCGAATTTCGGCAGGGGGGAAAGACTGAATAATGTCCCCCTCTGCGCCGAAGTCTCTCCCGTACCTTCTCCTGAAATTGTCCCCTATACTAAAGGTGTAGCGAGAGAGATTGAGTTGATAAGAAGCAAGTTTTCTACGAAAACCTTTAGGGAGGTCCGAACACATGAAAAAGTCATTAATCGTTACACTCGTAACTACAGTATCAGTAGCTTTGCTGGCTGGTTGTGGTTCAACAGGAACAACAGGCGGGACCAAAGAGAGCACAGCTCCTAAAACAACAGATGCTGGAAAACCAGCCGAAAAAGTCAAATTATCCATTTGGCACAACTATACGGGCGAAGATTTACGCGCCAAAACCATGCGTGATTACATGGAGAAATTCAAGAAAGATCATCCTAACGTAGAGTTGGATATCCAAGGGATTCCGCCCGATGGTTACCGTCCACGTCTGAAAACCGTTGCTGCAGCTAATGAAATGCCTGATCTATTCGTCATGTGGCCGGGCGTTATGACCAAAGAATTCGTTGCCGGCGACTTGATTCAGCCAATTAATGAATTGCTGGACAGCAAAGCCGATTGGAAAAACGGTTTTATGCCAGGATCCTTCGATGACTTCACCATCTCTGGCAAAACGTACAGCGCGCCAATGGCGTTATCACCAACTTCCATTCTTTATTACAACAAAGAAATCTTCAATAAATATAGCGTTCAACCTCCAAAAACATGGGACGATCTCATGAAACTGGTGGATACGTTCAAAAAGAATAACGTAACGCCAATTGCGCTTGGTAACAAAGCTGCCTGGGTTGCACAGTCCAGTATCCTTAGTTCCTTGGCTGACCGTGTGACTGGAACCGAATGGTTCTTGAAAGCTGTTGATCAAAATGGCGCGAAATTCACCGATCCAGAATTCGTTCAATCTTTGACGTACCTTCAACAACTCGGTAAAGCAGGCGCGTTCCAAGAAGGCTTTAACAGCATCGATAACACACAAATGGAACAAATGTTCGCTCAAGGCAAAGCGGCCATGATGATTGATGGCGGTTGGGCATTGCCTAACTTAGCAGCGAATACGTCCAAAGAAGCTTTAGCGAATTTGGCTGTTACGGTTCTGCCTTCAGTGCCTAATGGCAAAGGTGATCCTAACTCACTTTCCGGTGTTGTAGGAACTGGTTTGGGAATGAGCAAGAAAGTAAGCGGCGCGCAGAAAGCAGCAGCTTACGAATTGATCTACGCGCTGTCTGGTCCTGAAGCACAAAAAGCAATTCTAGAAAGCAATCAGCTCGTGAGCTACAAGGTAGACTTGGACACTTCCAAAGTATCCTCTTTATTCGCAGATGTTTATAAAATGATGAATACCGTTAAGAAAACGCCGGTTTATGATGGAAGACTTACTTCCGCCAGTGCCGATGTCGTAAATAATGGCTTGCAAGAGCTCCTTATGGGCGGCAAGCCAGAGGATATCGCTAAGAAAATTCAAGACGCGCAAGCTAAAGCCGTCGGTAAATAAGGTACGGCACCAGGACTCCAGCCAAAGCCCGGCTGGAGCCTTTTTTCAAAAAAGATGAGAAGGAGGGAAGTCATGACTGCATCTGCAAGAATCAGAGGATTCATTACCATAGGGCTCCTTCCGGCCTTAGTCATTTACTTGTTTTTTGTGATTGTGCCAATTTTTTGGTCGGCGTACTACGGCTTTTTTGACTGGAAAGGGATCGGAGCCGCTAAATTCATCGGATTTGACAATTATGTTGAAGTCATCAAGGATCCAATTTTCTGGAAGTCTTTCAAAAACAATATGCTTATCGTGGCAGCTTCCGTGTTTGGTCAGGTTCCCATTGCTATGATTCTAGCGCTTCTTCTAATGCGCAGCACTTTTTTTCAACGTGTGATTCGAGCGTCTGTCTTTATGCCCATGGTACTATCCTCGGTTGTAGTCGGGATTATCTGGGGTTATATCTACCACCCGCAAATTGGGATTCTAAACTTCTTGCTTGATGGCATTGGTCTTGATAGTTGGAAAAAAGCTTGGCTCTCGGATCCGAAAGTATCGATGTACGCACTGATGGTGCCGATCATCTGGAATTATATTGGTCCCTACATGATTATGTTTATTGCTGCTCTCCAAAATATTTCGCCTGAGATTGAAGATGCGGCCCAACTGGATGGCGTAGGTCCGGTTCGCAAATTATTCGCGGTCACCTTGCCGATGATCTGGGATACCGTCAAAGTAGCCGTCGTCTTATGTATTTCCGGAAGTTTGAAGGCGTTCGACCTCATCTATGTGATGACGGGCGGCGGACCTGCACATTCCACGGAATTATTAGCTTCATATATGTACAACAGCACGTTCAACGTTTACCGTTTCGGTTTTGGCAGCGCGATTTCTACGGCTATCATCATTCTTAGCTTGATTTTGATTGTCGGCAGTCAATACCTGATGAAAAAGGATTATCGATAGGAAGAAAATGCTCTAGGGAGGGACATCTATGGCGCAGGCTGTATCGACGCAGACGGGATTTCCCGCTGGAGGCAAGAAGCGAAAGGCATGGATACAAGGACTTGTTAACGCTGGTCTATCCTTGTACGCGCTTGTCACCATATATCCATTGATTTGGTTGTTTATCAGTGCGTTTAAATCGAATGAAGAGTTTTACTCGCGGCCCTTTTTATTGCCAACCGTGTGGAAGTGGGACAATGTCGTCCGCGCATGGAAAGTATCGGGGATGGGGCTGTCACTTTGGAATTCAACCGTCGTCACGGTAGCTTCCTTAGTGCTCACGTTAGTCATTGGGGCACTGGCTGCTTATGTATTATCGCGCTTTTCATTTAAATTAAAACCATTTTTTATGGGTTTATTTCTATTAGGCATGCTCATTCCTATTCATAGCACCCTAGTTCCTTTGTTCATTATTATGAAAAAAATAGGGCTGTTGAATTCGTACGGAGCACTTATTCTGCCTTATGTGGCTTTCGAGCTGCCACTGGCTATTTTCGTCATCGCCGCTTATTTGATTACGATTCCCAAAGAGATTGAAGAAGCCGCGCTAATCGACGGAACAGGTTATTGGGGAATTTTCTTCCGGATGATGCTTCCGCTTAGTATGCCGGCGCTATCGACTGTCGCAATTCTAGCGTTTCTACGCTTCTGGAACGACTTTGCCTTTGCGCTTGTCTTTATCAGCAAGCCTGCGCTTAAGACCGTTCCGCTTAGCTTATCCGCTTTTGCGACCGGGTATATGACCGATTATGAATTAACAATGGCAGCTTTAGCGATTGCTGTATTGCCAACGATTATCGTCTTCTTACTGTTCCAGGAACAGATTATGAAGGGCATGACGGCTGGCGCTGTCAAAGGATAAGAGTCAGATTGAGAAAAGCCACCACGGGACTGCTTTCACAGAGTCATAGGGTGGCTTTTTGCTCTGTCTTCTTCTACAATCATAATAAGAAATCTACAAGGTGGCGATTCGTCCATGAAAGCTAAGATAGAACTCATCTTTACCGATCAAGGGAACATTCGAAACGGCATTCCTCATGAGCGTGAAGAGATTTATGTGGGGCGAAATGGTCAAAAAGTGGAGCGCATACGGGTTCATTTGGAAAATCATACGGATAGTTTTATCTATAAACGCCTAACCAATTTCCCCAGCTTAGGAAAGGAAATGTGGGTGCAAGACCATATTATTCCCTTGATCCCGAGTGTTCGCGTTCCAAGAATCTTCCTAGAGGCTAGAACGAATGAACCTGAGAACTACTGGATGATTATTGAGGACATGGGGCCTCTGCAGCATGGTTTTGAAACAGAGGTACTAAAGCGTACGGCTTCATTAATACCTGCATGGCACTTGCTGTCTAAGGAGCTGCTTGTTGGTGAGTTCACAGGACACACACCTGAAGCAGCCGCAGTCCAGGCTTATTTACGGACCAAAGATCAGCAAGTTCGCAGCATACTCGCTGCTCCAGAGTTTAAGCCTACGGTTGTAGACTTCTTTTACCGGGAAGTAGTGCATCATCATTGGAGGGAAGAGACGGTCGTTTCTCACGGTGACTTGAATCCTCTGAACATCGCCATGGCTAATGCCGGCTTGGTTATCATTGATTGGGAGTATCTGCATGTGAATAGTGTATACTGGGATTTATTTTGCCTGTTGGATATTACAAGTCCCTTCTATAGAAGGCCGATGTCAAACCTTAGAGACAGACTCTCCATTTTAATGACTTACACTGCAGTGCGCGGCAAATTGCAAACAGATGTAAATGAATCGTTCATCTACGATTATCATAGATATTGTGCACTTTACTCCGTCTGGGTTCTTATATTAATCGAATTCGATTTGGAACAAGACAAATTTGAACGCTCCTTATTGCTTAACCAACGTGCCGAAACCTTCGAGATTTTGATCAGTGTCGTAGACTACCTTATGAAAAATGCCGATTTGCGTTAGTTTGCTAGAATTCCACTGCGAACAGGACAGAGCGGCTTTTTTTATTTTCAAGTTGCAGCAAAAAGCAGGATAACCATAAAATTTGCAGAAATTAGAAGGTTATCACAATTTTGCTATAATATCTTGGAAAAGGTGACGATAATGAAATTCTCGGAAAGAATGCGCTCGATCGCTTTTCTGATGATCATCATTGGTTGTTGTTATAGTTCTTCTTCTGTGCATGCATCCAGTCAGGATAGTGCTAATTCTATCAAAGAATGGAGCATGCTGTGGGGGATGGAGACGGATGGGAAGAAGGAGATATCCGAAGTTCCCGACTCCAAATGGATGAAAATCTCCGATTACAGAGCAAGCCCGG
Above is a genomic segment from Paenibacillus sp. HWE-109 containing:
- a CDS encoding extracellular solute-binding protein, which produces MKKSLIVTLVTTVSVALLAGCGSTGTTGGTKESTAPKTTDAGKPAEKVKLSIWHNYTGEDLRAKTMRDYMEKFKKDHPNVELDIQGIPPDGYRPRLKTVAAANEMPDLFVMWPGVMTKEFVAGDLIQPINELLDSKADWKNGFMPGSFDDFTISGKTYSAPMALSPTSILYYNKEIFNKYSVQPPKTWDDLMKLVDTFKKNNVTPIALGNKAAWVAQSSILSSLADRVTGTEWFLKAVDQNGAKFTDPEFVQSLTYLQQLGKAGAFQEGFNSIDNTQMEQMFAQGKAAMMIDGGWALPNLAANTSKEALANLAVTVLPSVPNGKGDPNSLSGVVGTGLGMSKKVSGAQKAAAYELIYALSGPEAQKAILESNQLVSYKVDLDTSKVSSLFADVYKMMNTVKKTPVYDGRLTSASADVVNNGLQELLMGGKPEDIAKKIQDAQAKAVGK
- a CDS encoding carbohydrate ABC transporter permease, producing the protein MTASARIRGFITIGLLPALVIYLFFVIVPIFWSAYYGFFDWKGIGAAKFIGFDNYVEVIKDPIFWKSFKNNMLIVAASVFGQVPIAMILALLLMRSTFFQRVIRASVFMPMVLSSVVVGIIWGYIYHPQIGILNFLLDGIGLDSWKKAWLSDPKVSMYALMVPIIWNYIGPYMIMFIAALQNISPEIEDAAQLDGVGPVRKLFAVTLPMIWDTVKVAVVLCISGSLKAFDLIYVMTGGGPAHSTELLASYMYNSTFNVYRFGFGSAISTAIIILSLILIVGSQYLMKKDYR
- a CDS encoding phosphotransferase is translated as MKAKIELIFTDQGNIRNGIPHEREEIYVGRNGQKVERIRVHLENHTDSFIYKRLTNFPSLGKEMWVQDHIIPLIPSVRVPRIFLEARTNEPENYWMIIEDMGPLQHGFETEVLKRTASLIPAWHLLSKELLVGEFTGHTPEAAAVQAYLRTKDQQVRSILAAPEFKPTVVDFFYREVVHHHWREETVVSHGDLNPLNIAMANAGLVIIDWEYLHVNSVYWDLFCLLDITSPFYRRPMSNLRDRLSILMTYTAVRGKLQTDVNESFIYDYHRYCALYSVWVLILIEFDLEQDKFERSLLLNQRAETFEILISVVDYLMKNADLR
- a CDS encoding carbohydrate ABC transporter permease, with protein sequence MAQAVSTQTGFPAGGKKRKAWIQGLVNAGLSLYALVTIYPLIWLFISAFKSNEEFYSRPFLLPTVWKWDNVVRAWKVSGMGLSLWNSTVVTVASLVLTLVIGALAAYVLSRFSFKLKPFFMGLFLLGMLIPIHSTLVPLFIIMKKIGLLNSYGALILPYVAFELPLAIFVIAAYLITIPKEIEEAALIDGTGYWGIFFRMMLPLSMPALSTVAILAFLRFWNDFAFALVFISKPALKTVPLSLSAFATGYMTDYELTMAALAIAVLPTIIVFLLFQEQIMKGMTAGAVKG
- a CDS encoding response regulator transcription factor — translated: MRILIVDDEVIIRTGLCTVIDWKELGLELLPAASSAEEALERIPVEKPHIVLTDIRMSGMDGIELAREVKVLLPDTEIVILTGYDDFSYAQQALREGVTDYLLKTSRPEEIIKAALKAKMNIMEKWESVKQDMMQQAALRSQLLDRVLSRGLQDDEIAKEQLQVWFHKYGVDVDPVSGLPAPMQVLLIAASGWGESPITELLQGAAENILFELLPCVTLMKKDHLLMVVRHEAGFTDQAGLIKALKRVTDTLKCSAFAAMGTVAPDYETLRESYRAAKEVFAYQGLIGSKGLFTLDDIRERSGGRTVCTEKEEAELTAILMSDNATELRHWVNQKVRALMEDTVATPLTVHGYLQSMIIAGHRWLERACSAQNGTASLSTLPTYEGEGRPEDEVFKVLSAVMSRFHQGLDQNRYAYVYKSIAYIRDNLHQPISLQQVAGFVHVNPNHFSEVFKRETGCTYIEFVTQERMKRAIDILQGTQTKVSDIARRVGYEDIKYFTQQFKKYTGKTPSEFRQGGKTE